The region TATCTGAGATTCAATTTTACTTAATCTATTATTAAGTGATTTTAATTTTTTTTGATCTTCGTAAGAATTGGTTTTCTCTTTAGGCTTATCTTTAATAACATTACGTTTTTCTACTTCTCTTAAGTTTTCAACGTTTCGTTCTTCTAAATAAAAATCGATATCCCCTAAATATTCTTTTATTTTATGGTCTTTAAATTCAATAACTTTATCGGTTAAATTTTGAAGAAAATCTCGATCGTGGGAGACTAAAAGTAGCGTACCTTCAAAACGTTTTAAGGCTTCCTTTAATACATTTTTAGATTTAATATCGAGGTGATTAGTAGGCTCATCCATAACCAACACATTAAATGGTTGTAGCATTAATTTAGCAAGGGCTAAGCGGTTACGTTCACCTCCAGAAAGTACACGTACATATTTATCGGCTTCTTCTCCTCTAAACAAAAACGACCCTAAAATATCTCTTACCTTACTTCTATTTTTTTCATTTGCAGCATCAATCATGGTATCTAAAACCGTTTTATTACCATCTAAATATTCGGCTTGGTTTTGAGCGAAATACCCAATTTGTACATTATGACCTAACTTTAAATGTCCACCATGTTTTAATTCTCCTACGATGATTTTAGCTAAAGTAGATTTTCCCTGTCCATTTTGACCAACAAATGCTATTTTGCTATCGCGTTCTACATGTAAACTTACACCCTGAAGCACTTTTTTATCGCCATATTCTTTTACAATATTGTTAGCTTCTACAACCACTTTCCCTGGTGTAACAGATACCGGAAAATTTAATGTCATTACACTATTATCATCTTCATCTACCTCTATACGATCAATCTTATCTAATTTTTTAATTAGTGATTGCGCCATGGTAGCTTTAGAAGCTTTTGCACGGAATTTTTCGATTAATTTTTCTGTTTGCTCAATTTGTTTTTGCTGATTTTTTTGAGATGCAATTTGCTGATCTCTAATCTCTTGTCGCAATACCAAAAATTTAGAATACGGCTTAGGGTAATCGTAAATTCTACCTAAAGATATTTCAATAGTACGGTTAGTAACATTATCTAAAAACATTTTATCGTGAGACACAATAGCTACTGCTCCTGGATAATTTTTAAGAAATCCTTCTAACCATATTATAGATTCAATATCTAAGTGGTTAGTGGGCTCATCGAGTAATAAGATATCATTATTTTGAAGTAATAATTTAGCTAATTCTATTCGCATTCGCCAGCCTCCGGAAAACGTATCTGTTAATTTTTCAAAATCTTCACGCTGAAATCCTAATCCTTGTAAAATACGTTCTGTATTCCCTTGGTAATTATAACCCCCAATAATTTCATATTGGTGTTGTAGATCGTTTAAATCGACCATGAGTTGGTGGTAGGATTCACTTTCATAATCTGTACGAGTTACAAACTGTTCGTTTATATACTCCATTTTAGCTTCAAGATCTTTAATCTCTGTGAAAGCTTGGTAGGCTTCTTCTAACACAGTACGTCCTAAAACAAAATCTATATCTTGTCTTAAAAACCCTATTTTTAAATCTTTATCTGCAGAAATTTGTCCAGAGTCTGGCTCTAAATCTTTAGATATAATTTTCAGCATGGTCGATTTACCTGCACCGTTTTTTCCTATTAAGCCCACGCGATCGCCTTGACTTAATTTAAAGGTTATTTCTTCAAATAAATATTCACCCTGAAATGAAATAGAGAGGTTATGTATATTAAGCATAGAATTGTTACAAATGTTACCAAACTATAAGCGATTAAATCTTAAGTTTGTATTATAAATTAGATTGTAAAAATACATTAAATAAAATGTTTACAAAAGGATCCAAAATATATAGTATGATAACTGGTGTTTGTCCAAAATGTCATCAAGAATCTATGTATGTTAGTAAAAATCCATATAAATTAGGAGACGTATTAAAAATGCATGAACAATGTTCTCATTGCCATACTAAATATAAAATAGAACCTTCTTTCTTTTATGGTGCTATGTATGTTAGTTATGCAGTTGGTATTGCTTTTGCTGTTGCTGCCTTTATAATTAGTTATTTATTTATTGGTACAGATTTAGTGACCTCCTTTATAGCTATAGTATTTACTTTAATTGTTTTTACACCTATTATTATGCGTTTATCCCGTAATATATGGATAAATATGTTTATGAGCTTTGATAAGAGCTTACTAAATAAAACAAAAAATTAAGATTTAATAAAAGCGTGTTATATTAATATCTGGATCTAAATTCCCGCCATGTTCTATAACGTTATATAGTTGTTTAGCTACGTATGGCCCAATTAGCACACCGCGAGTTCCTAGACCGTTTAAAACATACATATGCTTGTGTTCTAAGTGTTCTCCCACAATAGGACGTCTATCTTTTACTGTTGGTCTTACGCCTGCCAAATGTTTAACCACAGTAAAATCGCATTTTAAAAAACTCTTTAATTTATCTAATAATTCTGTTTTTCCAGCTTCGGTAGTTTCATCAGTCTTATCTGTCCATTGGTAAGTTGCTCCAACTTTATACAAATCGTCTCCTAAAGGAATTAAAAACACACTAGTTTTTAGAATACAAGACATTTTTAAATCTGGTGCATGGATTACTAATAATTCTCCTTTTGCTCCTACCATAGGTAGTATATTAAAAAATGGATTCTTTTTAATACCAAAACCTTCGGCAAAAACAATATGTTTTGCTTTTACTGTATTATAAATAAACCCTGAATTTTCAATTTTAAGTGTATTATATTGAAAATCACTTGTGTCTAGCTCCTCCTGTTTTTGTAAATAAATTTTATAAGCAGAAATTAATTGCGCGGTATCTATCCGACCGGAATCAAAAACTTCGCCGTAACCAAATTTTGCATCAATCGCAGCAGTGGTATTTTTTATTAATTTGGTAGATATAAACTCTCCTACATTAGGTTTATCTGAAGCAGCAAACCAATCGTTTTGTTCTTCTGAAGATAGAAAACGGCGATATACAGAGGTTTTATAGTCTAATTTTACGCCCAATTTATCTTCTAAAGTCTGATAAAATGGTAAAGCTATTGCTAATTGTTCTTTTGCTTTCCATACTGACGTAAAACGTTTTAAAACCACAGGATTATAAACTCCTCCTGCGACTGTAGACGAATTTTGTGAATGATTATCAAAAACTAAAACAGAGCCATTATTTCGCTTAATTTCTTCTATAAAAGATATCCCTGCTAACCCGCAACCCACAATTATGTAATCTACTTCTTTCATACACCAAAGATACGTGGATTAAATTCTGAGCAAAAAAAAAGCTCGTAAATTACGAGCCTTTTTTAAAAGTTTATATAAATGGTATTAATAAGACCACATATCAAGTTCAAAATTTCTAATACTTTCTTTAATTCTATCAGATTCTAATAACTGCATTAAAGCATTATCTGCTATGTACTCTGTAACTTCTCTGTCTCCAAATACGTTTTCCTCTTTAAAAATATATCCATTAAAGCGTCTAGAATTAAGAATATGATCAAAAGAAAACGGCACTGCACTATTATTATCATTAAAAGCCTTAGCTTCGTGTAACACTTGTCTTGCATCTGGATAAAAAATCCAAAATAAAGGAATTAACTCTTTATTATTTGGGTCGTTAAGAAAGTTAACATCCGGTGCAACTGGTGCTATACCCAGTAAACGATATTTTAATTCAGACTGACGCTTATCAAAATACCATAAACCTTTAATCCAATATTCAGCAACATCGTAAGACGAAATTTGTTGTTTATTAATATATTGCTCATCTACAACCCCTTCTGCGTTATATTGTTCGTACCCCATATCAGTAGTATCTACTAAGACTAAAGCATCTTGAATATCTCCTAATGTTCTCTTTGTTGTAAAGTAAGAATCATCATAAATATTTTCGATTTCGCCTTGTTTAATAGCTTTGATTAGAACATCATAAAGAGAGCGTCTGTTACTTCCAATATTATTAGTATCTACAGGATAATATAATGGGAAGTTTACACGCTCATCTAACACAACTTTTTCCCAAACCATTTTAGAGAATAATAGGTCACGATCGTCAACATAACCATATTCTAACGGTTTATCATTATCTAATGATTTTTGAGCATCAGTTCTTAAACCGATTTCTTCTGGGCTTTTTGCATTTAATATATTTGCTTGCGCAAAAGAAGCTGAAGCTATAAATATGCTACACAGGGTTAATAAAAAACTTTTATAATTCATTATTTAAAATTTTAAAATGTTGTGCTAATTTTTTCTTTTTGAGATATTCTAAACAATATAATTTTAGTTAGAAAGCTCTATTAAAATTGGAGATACTTTTTTCAATTTATAAGATGAATTACCATTGATTTGAGCAGAGATATCAAAAATTGTTACAGCCTCTCCTCGTTTAGCTTTACGTAATGCAGCTTCTGCTCTACTATTAAGCTTAGTTCCTCCAACTGTAATTGTAGGTTGTCCAGGTATTTTAATTTTAAAAGATGTTACTTTTAAAGGTAAGTCGAAATCAAAATCATCTAATTTTGCTCCAATAGTAGCAGATGCTAAACTATTACGCTGCATAGACACATTTCCAGACTCTCCACGAATAGTTCCTGTTGGGCTTGGAATATCCTTAATTCTAAATGTAGCTTTATCAGACACTTTGTTTCCATCAGGTAAAACTCCGCTTACGTTAATAGTAACTTCTCTTCCAGAACCTGGATTCATTATATATTTACCATTACCAGAACCTTTCTTTAAACCAGGCGCGCTTGCATTTACTTTGTTATCTGCAATACCTGCAAAAGTAATAGTCATTGGGTTTGCAACACCACGATATACTACATTCATCTTATCTGCAGAGATTGTTGCTGCATTTGGCTTAGAAATAGTAGCAAAAGTAGATTTTACAGGCACTTCTACAGACTCTCCATCTTGTAAAAATGTTAATTTACCTTCAATAACATGTTCTCCAGCACTTCCTGTACCAAAGTTTAATTTTACTTTACCATCTTCTACAGTATATTGCTCTTCAGTTAATGGTCTTCCGTCTAGAGTTAATTCAACTTTATTTGGTTTTGTAGAACCATCTTTACGACCTAATACAATGTTACCATCAAAAGTTTCTCCATTAAAGTATGCAGATTTAGACGTTTCTAATAAAGTTGTATAGTTAGTCATAGAAGCTTCAGCTGCTAAAGACCCTGCTAACATATTATTTAAAACTTCTGAATTTGTTGTTTTAAGATCTGATTGTAATTGAGTAATCTTTGTTAAAGAAGCAACTAAAGGATATCCTTTATAATTGTATTCTAACCAATCTACTTCAATACCATCTCTATTTTCTACTGGAGATGTACTAAATTTCTTTTTAACATCTGCTGCCATGGGAGCTAATTTAGGATCTGATTCTAAAACAGCAACAGTCCCATCTCTAAATTTAGCGATTTGATTTAAGAATTCTTCACCTTCTGGCTTATAGTTATCGCCTTGAAAAAAGTGATTATCTAAGAAATCTCCTTTATCCATAGTTTCATAATCCGTAGCATCATCTAGGTCTGCTGTCATTTTTGTTTTTAAACCTTCTAGATACGAATTAAAGTCTTTACCTAACTCTTCAATTTTATCTGCCTTTTGTTTAAGGGGTTTAAATTTTTCCGGGTTTTCGTCTGCTTTCACAGCTAAATTAGCTAATAAAGCTTGATTACGAGCTGTTGCTAATTGGTTTGATTCAACCAATTTTTCGTTCATTAATCCAAATGCTGAAAGCACCTCTTTTGACATATTCAATGCTAACATCGCAATGAAAATTAAATACATCAAGTTAATCATTTTCTGCCTTGCAGATAAATTTCCTCCTGCCATTTCTAATTAGTTTTTTAAGTTAATAATGTATAGAACTTTAGATTCTAATTAGTATTTATTTTTTTACCATAGCAGAAAGCATTCCACCGTAAACACCGTTTAAAGATGATAAGTTAGATGCTAAAGATTGCATTTGATCTTTTAATTTTTGTGCATTTTCTACAGACTCTTTATTAATAGTTGCTTGACGAGAAACACTCTCTAATTGCACTTTATAAAGGCTGTTTAAAGATTCCATTTGAGATGCAGCGATAGACATTTCTTCACCATATTTTTTTGTAGAAGCAATAGAGTCTATTGTAGGATTAATCCCTTTTGCAGCACCTTCAAAGTTTTTAATACTAGTTCCTAAACTAGCCATTAAGTTTGCATCAATTTTAGCTTCTTTTAATAAGTTATCTAATTTTTTAGATAATAATCCTTCAGCATCTTTAGGTTCTTCTGCTTTACCTTTTACAGTTGCTTTAGGAGTTCCGCCTGCTAATTCAGGATAAACTTTAGACCAGTCTAATTCTTCTTCTACTGGTTCAAATGCAGATAATGCGAAAATAACCGCTTCTGCTACAAGACCAATAGTTAACATTAAGTTACCTGTTATAGGTCCAAATTCAATATGTGTAATCTTAAATAATGCTCCAATGATTACTACTGACGCTCCAAGACCATAGGCCATGTTCATCATTCTTTTTCCTGCTTTAGATTTTGCCATAATTTCTAATTTTTGTTTTTTTTTAAGGTTTTTACCTTAAAAGGTTGATTAATAATGATTAATTTAGGTTAAGTTAAATAATTATCTTCCTGAGTTACCTGTAATATCTGTTCCCATGTAATCTTGAACAGTTCTAAATCCAATGTAACTTCTTGCTGAATCAGCGTATTCGTAATCTCTTGAGCTAACTTGTAAAAAGTAAGCGACATCTTTCCAAGACCCCCCACGTACAACTTTACGTTGGTTAGAATTGTCGTTAACAATAGGGTTAATAGAAGATGAATATTCGTAAGATGCTGGGTCGTAAGATGAGTACACCCATTCTGCAACATTACCAGCCATATTATATAAATTATAATCATTAGGCTCGTAAGATTTAGCTTCTACTGTATATAAAGCTTGATCTGCTGCATAATCCCCTCTTAAAGGCTTAAAGTTTGCTAAGAAACATCCTCTGTCGTCTTTAGCATATGGTCCTCCCCAAGGAAAAGTTGCAGCTTGCAATCCACCACGAGCAGCATATTCCCACTCTGCTTCAGAAGGTAATCTAAAAGAGTTTACGTATTGTCTTTTTTTGTCTTTTTGGTATGCATTTTTATACAATGTTCTCCATTGGCAGAATGCATTGGCTTGTTTCCAGCTTACACCTACCACTGGGTATTCACCATAAGCATCATGCCAGAAATAATCATTATGCATTGGCTCATTATATGAGTAAGAAAAATCTCTTATCCAAGCTGTAGTATCTGGATACACCATTACTTCTTCTTGCACAATAACATCACTACGTTTAAGGTTTTTATTTTTCGCAGCTTTTTGAATATCTAGATAGGTATATTGAAATTTAAATTTATTAACATCCCAAGTACGTTGTCCGTTGTAAGATTCTTCTAAAGGAATGTGCATAGAGTCCATAACTTCTGTATAAAGCTCGTCTGGATATTCTGCTTGATCATAAATTAAATCTACGCGTTTATTCAATTTTCTCCCTTCGTTTCCTGTAGGCCCTAAACCACTATAATTGTCTAACATATACTTTTCATAGACAGTCATACTAGCGGTATCTGCATCTGTGTAAGCAAATTCTCCAATCCCACCATCTTCAGGAGTTTTTCCAACTTCATCTGCTAAATTGGCCAAACGTGTTCTGATTATAGAATCGCGAACCCAATTTACAAATTGTCTGTACTCTCCATTAGTAATTTCAGTTTCATCCATATAGAATGCACGAACTGTTACTGTTTTAGAAGGCGCATCTTGAATTCCTGCTAAATCATCATCGGCTTTACCCATAATAAATGATCCACCTGGAACTAAAGTCATTCCGTAAGGTTTTTCTGGATGCCACCTTTTTCCTTGAACTCCAACAAGTTCACCTCTGTCTCCAGAGCCACAACTCATTATTACTGTTAATACAACTGTTAATAATACTAATTTTTTCATATCCATAGAAAACTTGAGGTTATAATTGATACCTAAATTTTAGACTGTAAACATATTTATATATTTTTTAAAAAACAATTTTTTTGAGGAAAAATTAAACATTTCGTCGTAAAAAAGTGCATTTTATCGATAGGCAGTACGTTTCGTCTATTATTTTAGTCATTTAAACGCAATTTTTTTGATAAGCTTTGAACCAACGTTGAGGAATTTTGTTATTACAAGCATCTAAATAATCTTGATGCATACACGGTAATAACGTATGTCTTTTCAATTTATTATTAATTTCATTTAAAAAGGGGATCTCAATCCACCAGCGTCCAGTCTTGATGCTTTTGTAAAAATTGAGTTCTTGGGAGTCGACTAAGGTAATAAATTTTTGGTATATATGTTCATCTTTAAAGTCAGTATCTTCTACTCTATTATTAACGCCTTCAATAAAATACCAAATCATTTGAGAAATTAAAATACAAGTAATTTCATCGTCCTTAGAAGGTTTATATTCAAAAATACCGAGTGTACTTACTTTATTACTAATACCCGCATATCTAGTTATAGCGCATATTTCTTTACCGTCTAAACCATTTGGAGAAACTTTTTGATTTAAACTCACTTCTGAAGCTTTTATAGATCCTAAATCTACTGAGACAATATTTGCATCACGCATTACAGGTTCTACTAGCGTAATATCATTAGAGACTTGCCCCAATCTATAGGCTTCAAAATATAATGTTTCCATTAAATCTATCTGTTCCTGAGAATTAAAGTAAGTTTGATAGCCAATAGTTGCATAGTTAAATAAGTTATAGGGCTCTTCTAAGATAATTTTACCTACAAAACTATCGTTTTTAATAGGCTGTGTTAAATCTCCTAAATCAAAATTACGATCTACATTTACAAGGTTAACCATTGGAATAATCTTATCGAATGCACGATACATAGGGTATGTAAGATCTTGACTTCCGCCTAGTACAACTGGTATAATTTTTAATTTTACCAATTCTGAAACCGTTTCCTTTAAGGCGTAGTATGTGTCTTCTACAGTTTCTCCTTTATATATATCTCCTAAATCAGCTAATTTTGTACTCCAACTTCCTGGAAATAACTTATAGAAGGCATTGCGGATTTCGTTTAAATTAAAATCTTCTCCTATATAATTAACATCATTTCTATTTTCTAGAACCCCTAATAATACGATTTCTACACCTTCTAAATCAGGAATACCATGTTCTTTTGTATGTATTTTTATTTTTTTACCAATAGTTTGTGGCGATAACACCTCTGTATATGCAACAACAGCATCGGGTACTGGAGCCAAAAAATTAAGGTCGGCCATGAATTATTTCTTTTTTGCAGTGGTTGTCTTTTTCTTAGCTGTCGCTTTCTTTTTAGCTGCAGTTTTACGCTTTGGAGTTTTAGCTTCTATCATCGCCTTTGCTTCGTCTAATGTTATCTTTGTTGCATCAACAGTTTTGTCTAATTCAACCTTTACTTTTCCTTTTATAACATTATGCCTTCCCCAACGGGCTTTTTCTACACGAATACCTTCTTCTTCCCAGTTATGAACAACTTTATCAATTTCTTTCTGGATTTTTTCTTTTATTAACGTCACTATATCATCATCAGATAAATTATCCCAATCATATTTTTTGTTTACGTTAATAAACATATTGTTCCATTTAATAAAGGGTCCAAAACGTCCTTTTCCTTTTTGTACAGGTAAACCATCATACATATATATAGGTGCATCTGCTTTTTGTTTTTCTTTAATTAAAACAATAGCATCATCTAACTCTACACTTAAAGCATCGACACCTTTTGGTAAAGACACATAGGCATCTCCAAATTTAATATATGGTCCAAAACGACCATTATTTACAACCACAGGTTCCCCTTCATAAGTTCCTAAATCTTTAGGTAACTTAAATAAATCCAAGGCCTCTTCGAAAGTTATAGTATTTAATTGTTGGTCTGGCGACAAACTTGCAAATATTTTATCGTCTTCTTCGGCTGCGCCTATTTGAGCCATTGGTCCAAATTTACCTAAACGCACACTAACTTGGCGCCCAGTTTTAGGGTCTGTTCCTAAAATACGTTCTCCAGATTCGCGGTCTGCATTTTCTTGAACATCTTTTACATGAGGATGAAATTTAACATAGAATTCTTTCATCATCTCTGTCCAATTCTCTTTTCCTTCTGCTATATCATCAAAGTCTTCTTCAACTTTTGCTGTAAAATTGTAATCTAAAATACTTTCAAAATGATTTACTAAAAAGTCGGTTACAATCATTCCGATATCTGTTGGGACTAACTTCCCTTTATCTGAACCTACCTTTTCTGTAAGTAGCTTGTCTTTAACAGCACCTTCTTTTAGCGTAAGTTGTGTGTATTCACGCTCGACACCTTCTACAGTACCTTTTTCTACATAATTTCTATTTTGGATTGTAGAAATTGTTGGCGCATAAGTAGACGGACGACCAATACCTAATTCTTCAAGTTTCTTAACTAAAGAAGCTTCTGTATATCTATAAGGTGGTCGTGTATAACGTTCTGTAGCAGTAATATATTCGTTAAGAAGCGTTTCGTTAACTTTCATAGCAGGTAACATTCCTTCTTGTTCAGAATCTTCATCGTCTGTACCTTCTAAGTATACTTTTAAAAAGCCATCGAAAGTTATAACTTCCCCGTTTGCAGAAAATAATTCTTTATGTGTAGAAGCCGATATTTTAACATTGGTACGTTCTAATTGCGCTTCACTCATTTGCGAAGCTATGGCACGTTTCCAAATTAGCTCGTATAAACGGGCTTGATCTCTATCTATATCTACGGTGTGTAATGCAAAATCTGTTGGACGTATTGCTTCGTGAGCTTCTTGTGCTCCTTTTGCTTTACCTTTATAATTACGCTCTTTAGCATATTTTTTTCCGTAAGCATTTTCAATTTCTGCTTTAGCTCCTTTTCGTGCTTCGTCAGATAAGTTTACACTATCGGTTCTCATATAAGTAATTAAACCGGCTTCGTATAAACGTTGTGCCATAGTCATGGTTTTACTTACCGAAAAATACAGTTTTCTCGCTGCTTCTTGCTGTAGTGTTGATGTTGTAAATGGTGCAGCGGGCGATTTTTTAGCTGGCTTTTTTTCTAAATCTGAAACTTTAAAATCTGCATTAGCATTTTGTTCTAAAAATTTAAATGCGTCGGCTTTTGAGGCAAATGTTTTTGGTAATTTAGCTTTAAAGGTTTGCCCCTCTTCATTAGAGAATTCTGCATCTATACGGTAAGATGCCTCGGCTTTAAACTCTTGTATTTCGCGTTCACGCTCTACAATTAATCTTACAGACACAGATTGTACACGTCCGGCAGATAATCCGCCTTTTACCTTTCGCCATAACACTGGAGATAATTCGTATCCTACAATTCTATCTAAAACACGTCGAGCTTGTTGGGCATCTACCAAATGGTAATCTATACCACGCGGATTTTCAATTGCTTTTTGTATAGCCGATTTAGTAATTTCATGAAAAACAATACGTTTTGTTTTAGCTTTATCTAATTTTAAAGTCTCTGCCAAATGCCATGCTATAGCTTCTCCTTCGCGATCCTCATCACTTGCTAGCCAAACCATTTCGGCTTTCTTAGACAAATCTCTTAGCTTTTTAACAACTGATTTCTTATCGGAAGACACCTCGTATTTCGGACTAAAATCACCTTCTACATCTACACCTAATTCTTTAGAAGGCAAATCGGCAATATGACCAAAACTAGACTCTACTTTATAATCTTTACCTAAAAATTTTTCGATCGTTTTCGCCTTTGCAGGGGACTCCACTATTACTAAATTCTTCGCCATTTTTATTTTTTTGGTAGTACAAATGTATATCAAAAAAGCAACATCATCCTAATTTTAAAAGCATTCAGTACGATGAAAGGTTAAAAACTTCGATTTTCAACCTATAATTTTTCAATTTAATTATTAATTTTTTACGAAAAACACTAAGTTTTCCTATAAAACGGTTTCGCCTTTTAAATTTTTAAAGCCAAATGCTTCTTTATAAATTATATACAATAATAAGTATGTACGCAATATAATTTTTAAAGGTCTTATAAAATATAACACCTGTATTAATTGACCTTACATTATAACATACTACTGTACATTCATAATTAATGCTTTTTCAATGTATTTATACAAACATTATACACTCATTCTAACAAATAATCTTTTGTTTACATAATAAGAGAGACATTTATATCAATACCCAAACCTAATTCACTACCATATATGCTTAACTTAGCACACATTGTAAAATACTTTATAAAACTAACGGTTGTATATTTTAACAAAAAATTACTAGAAAATTAAACTGACACTTTGTCACAAACATAATTTTAATTGTATCTTTGCAAACTTATAGACTGATAATTATTTTCAGGAGACTTATGGAGAAGACTATTGACGAAAGTAAACAAGGAGAAACTCTTGTTCTAGAACAAAAAACAGAAAATACACGTAAACTATTTATAGAAAGCTACGGTTGTTCTATGAATTTTAGTGATAGTGAAATTGTAGCCTCAATTTTACATAAACAAGGATACAATACCACACAAAATTTAGAAGATGCAGATTTAGTATTAGTAAACACTTGCTCTATTAGAGATAAAGCAGAGTTAACAGTACGCAAACGTCTTGAAAAATATAATGCCGTAAAACGTATTAACCCAAAAATGAAGGTTGGCGTTTTAGGCTGTATGGCTGAACGTCTTAAAAGTAAATTTTTAGAAGAAGAAAAAATTGTAGACCTTGTTGTTGGTCCAGATGCATATAAAGATTTACCCAACTTACTTGCCGAAGTAGAAGATGGTCGCGATGCTATAAATGTTATTCTATCTAAAGAAGAAACTTATGGCGATATTGCTCCTGTAAGATTAAATAGTAATGGCGTTACAGCTTTTGTATCTATTACTAGAGGTTGCGATAATATGTGTACATTTTGTGTTGTACCATTTACTCGCGGAAGAGAACGTAGCCGTGAGCCACAAAGTATACTTGAAGAAATTAATGATTTATGGAATCGAGGCTATAAAGAAATTACGCTTCTAGGACAAAACGTAGACAGTTACTTATGGTACGGAGGCGGACTAAAAAAAGATTTTGATAAGGCAACAGACATGCAAAAAGCTACTGCTGTTAATTTTGCCAAACTATTAGAATTGTGTGCTAAAGAACAACCTAAAATGCGCATTCGCTTTTCAACATCAAACCCTCAAGATTTAACCCTTGATGTTGTTGAAACCATGGCTAAATACAAAAACATTTGTAAACACATACATTTACCCGTGCAAAGTGGTAGTAATCGCATTCTTAAAGAGATGAACCGTTTACATACACGTGAAGAGTATTTTGAGTTAATCGATAATATTCGTCGTATTTTACCTGAGTGTTCTATAAGCCAAGATATGATTACCGGTTTCCCTACAGAAACTGAACAAGACCACCAAGATACGCTTAGCCTTATGGAATATGTAAAATATAATTTTGGGTATATGTTTTATTATTCTGAACGTCCTGGAACTTTGGCTGAACGTAAAATGGAAGACGACATTCCTTTAGAAGTTAAAAAGAAACGTCTAGACGATGTTGTACAACTACA is a window of Formosa sediminum DNA encoding:
- the miaB gene encoding tRNA (N6-isopentenyl adenosine(37)-C2)-methylthiotransferase MiaB yields the protein MEKTIDESKQGETLVLEQKTENTRKLFIESYGCSMNFSDSEIVASILHKQGYNTTQNLEDADLVLVNTCSIRDKAELTVRKRLEKYNAVKRINPKMKVGVLGCMAERLKSKFLEEEKIVDLVVGPDAYKDLPNLLAEVEDGRDAINVILSKEETYGDIAPVRLNSNGVTAFVSITRGCDNMCTFCVVPFTRGRERSREPQSILEEINDLWNRGYKEITLLGQNVDSYLWYGGGLKKDFDKATDMQKATAVNFAKLLELCAKEQPKMRIRFSTSNPQDLTLDVVETMAKYKNICKHIHLPVQSGSNRILKEMNRLHTREEYFELIDNIRRILPECSISQDMITGFPTETEQDHQDTLSLMEYVKYNFGYMFYYSERPGTLAERKMEDDIPLEVKKKRLDDVVQLQRKHSEYRTKAYLNTEVEVLIERESKKSDQHWSGRTSQNIVAVFPKANFKVGDFVTVKINDCTSATLIGEGVALSNL